One segment of Erigeron canadensis isolate Cc75 chromosome 2, C_canadensis_v1, whole genome shotgun sequence DNA contains the following:
- the LOC122590268 gene encoding exopolygalacturonase-like: MFMLGPVAFVGPCKGPINFNLKGSLEASNNPSTFFLDHWISFKYVDQLVLNGGGFLIGHGEAAWRYNDCATNSRCRSLPITMRFDFVTNSRVNYIHSINSKNAHFNLFACHNFNMSHIRIIAPEDSPNTDGIHIGISSNINIRDSIIGTGDDCIAMLEGSRDIEITGVHCGPGHGFSVGSLGGTRNEETVSGIVIRNSTLRGTQNGLRIKTWAPSPPSLATNFLFDDIIMDDVNNPIFIDQQYCPRPPCNWKAQSNVKIKNVTFRKVRGTSSSQVAVKLQCSRSAPCEGVKLVNINLDYRGPEGRVQSSCLNVYGASYGLQLPSGCL, from the exons ATGTTTATGCTCGGTCCTGTTGCATTTGTTGGACCGTGCAAGGGACCTATTAATTTTAATCTGAAAGGATCGTTAGAGGCTTCTAACAATCCTTCAACCTTTTTCTTAGATCATTGGATTAGTTTCAAGTATGTTGATCAGTTGGTGCTTAATGGTGGCGGTTTTTTGATTGGGCATGGTGAGGCAGCGTGGCGCTATAATGATTGCGCCACCAATTCCCGGTGCAGATCTCTTCCTATT ACAATGCGGTTTGATTTTGTTACTAATTCAAGAGTGAACTACATACATTCGATCAATAGCAAAAATGCGCATTTCAACTTATTCGCGTGCCACAACTTCAACATGAGCCACATTCGGATCATTGCACCCGAGGATAGCCCCAACACGGATGGTATCCATATTGGGATCTCGAGCAATATCAACATCCGAGACAGTATCATAGGCACCGGTGATGATTGTATCGCGATGCTTGAAGGTAGTCGCGATATTGAAATCACTGGAGTCCATTGTGGGCCGGGTCATGGGTTTAGCGTTGGCAGCCTAGGTGGGACCCGCAACGAAGAAACTGTAAGCGGCATAGTCATAAGAAATTCCACTTTAAGAGGGACCCAAAATGGATTAAGGATCAAAACATGGGCACCCTCTCCTCCTAGCCTTGCtactaattttttatttgatgaTATCATTATGGATGATGTCAATAATCCAATTTTTATCGATCAACAATATTGCCCAAGACCTCCTTGCAACTGGAag gcgCAATCGAACGTTAAAATAAAGAACGTGACATTTAGGAAAGTTCGTGGCACGTCGAGTTCTCAGGTTGCAGTTAAGTTGCAATGTAGCAGGAGCGCCCCGTGTGAAGGGGTGAAACTCGTGAACATTAACTTGGATTACAGAGGGCCGGAAGGACGAGTGCAGTCTTCTTGCTTGAACGTCTATGGAGCGTCGTATGGATTGCAACTTCCATCGGGCTGTCTATAG
- the LOC122589096 gene encoding presenilin-like protein At2g29900, whose product MDQHPRPATLLDSLGEEIIRIITPVSICMFSVVILVSILNTNDALSPSSISTIATIAYTETTSDSEWDKFKGALLNSLVFVTVVTLVTFLLVLLFYFRCTQFLKYYMGFSAFLVLGFMGGEIGLMLIQVFHIAIDVFSYVLLLFNFTIVGVLAVFMSKVPIFVTQSYMVVIGVLTAYWFTMLPEWTTWVLLVAMSLYDLAAVLLPGGPLRLLVELAMSRDEDIPALVYEARPVMDPRVNTVIQRRVWRDSGVNRESHTGPQVDSPSIGSSQNERNVENVETGQVHELSAPLIQQVRSRGLEGENENVVLEGIGLGSTGAIKLGLGDFIFYSVLVGRAAMYDFMTVYACYLAIVAGLGITLILLALYQKALPALPVSVLLGVLFYVLTRVFLEEFIVQCSSNLLMF is encoded by the coding sequence ATGGACCAACATCCAAGACCCGCAACCCTTCTGGATTCTTTAGGTGAAGAAATCATCAGAATCATAACCCCAGTTTCTATCTGTATGTTTTCAGTTGTCATTTTAGTATCTATATTAAACACTAATGATGCATTAAGCCCTTCTTCAATTTCCACTATAGCTACAATAGCTTACACTGAAACAACATCTGATTCTGAATGGGATAAATTCAAAGGAGCCCTTTTGAACTCACTTGTGTTTGTTACAGTTGTGACACTTGTCACTTTCTTATTGGTGCTTCTTTTTTACTTTAGGTGTACTCAGTTCTTGAAGTATTATATGGGGTTTTCTGCCTTTCTTGTTTTAGGATTCATGGGTGGTGAGATTGGTCTAATGTTGATTCAAGTGTTTCATATTGCTATTGATGTATTTAGTtatgtgttgttgttgtttaactTTACTATTGTTGGTGTTTTGGCCGTTTTTATGTCGAAAGTTCCTATCTTTGTGACTCAATCTTATATGGTGGTTATTGGGGTTTTGACTGCTTATTGGTTTACTATGTTGCCTGAATGGACTACTTGGGTTCTTTTGGTTGCTATGTCTCTATATGATCTTGCTGCTGTTTTGTTACCTGGTGGTCCGTTGAGGTTATTGGTCGAACTTGCTATGTCTAGAGATGAAGATATTCCTGCCCTTGTTTATGAAGCCCGACCAGTAATGGATCCTAGAGTTAATACTGTAATTCAAAGGAGGGTATGGAGAGATAGTGGGGTAAACCGTGAATCACACACCGGTCCCCAAGTTGATTCACCGTCGATTGGAAGTTCTCAAAATGAAAGGAATGTAGAGAATGTGGAAACAGGTCAGGTTCATGAGCTATCGGCGCCTTTGATTCAGCAAGTTAGGAGTCGTGGGCTTGAGGGTGAGAATGAGAATGTGGTTCTCGAGGGGATTGGGTTGGGTTCAACGGGTGCCATCAAGCTTGGATTGGGGGACTTTATCTTCTACAGTGTATTGGTAGGAAGGGCTGCAATGTATGATTTCATGACAGTATACGCTTGTTACCTTGCCATCGTAGCTGGTCTTGGTATTACTCTTATTCTACTTGCTTTATATCAGAAAGCTTTGCCTGCACTTCCTGTATCCGTCTTGCTTGGAGTATTGTTTTATGTCTTGACTCGGGTATTTCTTGAAGAATTCATTGTACAATGTTCTTCGAATCTTTTAATGTTTTGA
- the LOC122587163 gene encoding glycine-rich RNA-binding protein 2, mitochondrial-like, with amino-acid sequence MAFFNRARGILKTVATKNISHEMSGASPSLFQMIRCMSSSKVFVGGLAWATDDSSLREAFSAYGQVQEARVILDRETGRSRGFGFVTFDDTEAASAAIQAMDQRELHGRTVRVNYANDRPQGGGGFRSGGGGFGGGGGYGGGGYGGGGGYGGGGYGGGGSGGYGGDAAVGGYGGNSYGNAGGFGGERQNFGVGGDSFANESGDAGNTFAADDAPVEGSYRDNDEPDDFAKRA; translated from the exons ATGGCTTTTTTCAATAGAGCTCGTGGTATACTAAAGACAGTGGCGACTAAGAACATTAGTCATGAAATGTCGGGTGCTAGCCCGTCTTTATTTCAAATGATTCGATGTATGTCCAGTTCAAAAGTGTTTGTGGGAG GATTGGCATGGGCTACAGATGATTCTAGTTTGCGTGAAGCTTTTAGCGCGTATGGGCAAGTTCAAGAAG CTAGAGTGATCTTGGATAGAGAAACTGGCAGGTCCAGAGGTTTTGGATTTGTTACTTTTGATGACACCGAGGCTGCTTCTGCTGCCATCCAGGCAATGGACCAACGG GAGTTGCATGGCCGGACGGTGAGAGTGAACTATGCCAATGACAGACCACAAGGTGGAGGTGGTTTCCGGTCAGGTGGTGGCGGttttggaggtggtggtggttatgGTGGAGGCGGTTATGGAGGAGGTGGCggttatggtggtggtggttacgGCGGAGGAGGCAGTGGTGGTTATGGTGGCGATGCTGCTGTTGGTGGATATGGTGGAAATAGTTATGGCAATGCCGGTGGCTTTGGGGGTGAACGTCAAAATTTCGGTGTTGGTGGCGATAGCTTTGCTAACGAGAGTGGTGATGCCGGAAACACCTTTGCTGCCGATGATGCTCCTGTAGAAGGAAGTTACAGAGACAATGATGAGCCTGATGACTTTGCCAAAAGAGCCTGA